Proteins from a genomic interval of Acetobacterium woodii DSM 1030:
- a CDS encoding Fic family protein: MDYMKVSEAAEKWGLSARRVRVLCQENRIEGVIRKGNLYMIPTDAKKPEDARSKVKSRVTLKKLLKNIDNNLEKLSGMRPLTTGEVDRLRDEFLIEFTYNSNAIEGNTLTLQETAMVLEGITIDQKPLKEHLEIIGHRDAFQYVESLVSDKTEFSEYVIKNIHALVLIDRPEDKGTFRRIPVRIMGAFHEPPQPYMVEPLMNKLLLNHSQRKNKMHLVEAIALFHLDFEGIHPFIDGNGRTGRLLINLELMQHGYPAIDVKFSDRRKYYQAFDEYYRNQNELPMVEMVAGYVNERLEKYLELLKSNYK, encoded by the coding sequence ATGGACTACATGAAAGTATCGGAAGCAGCAGAAAAATGGGGACTATCTGCTCGCAGGGTACGAGTTCTCTGCCAAGAAAACCGTATCGAAGGTGTCATTCGCAAGGGCAATCTCTATATGATACCAACGGACGCTAAAAAGCCTGAAGATGCACGTAGCAAAGTAAAAAGTCGCGTAACCTTGAAAAAACTACTGAAAAATATTGACAATAATCTTGAAAAACTCTCGGGTATGCGTCCTCTCACAACGGGAGAGGTAGATCGTTTGCGAGATGAATTTTTGATTGAGTTCACCTATAACTCTAACGCAATTGAGGGTAATACGCTCACTTTGCAAGAAACTGCCATGGTTTTAGAGGGGATTACCATTGATCAAAAACCGTTAAAAGAACATTTAGAGATTATTGGGCATCGTGATGCGTTTCAATATGTAGAAAGCCTTGTCAGTGATAAAACAGAGTTTTCAGAATATGTTATCAAAAATATACATGCTCTTGTTTTAATCGATAGACCTGAAGATAAAGGCACGTTTAGACGTATTCCGGTACGCATTATGGGCGCTTTCCATGAGCCGCCACAGCCTTATATGGTTGAACCATTGATGAATAAGTTATTATTAAATCACAGCCAACGGAAAAATAAAATGCACCTTGTAGAAGCGATTGCACTGTTCCATTTAGACTTTGAGGGCATCCACCCATTCATTGATGGCAACGGACGAACTGGTAGATTGTTGATTAACTTGGAACTGATGCAGCATGGCTACCCTGCCATAGATGTAAAGTTCTCTGACAGAAGAAAATATTATCAGGCATTTGATGAATATTATAGAAATCAAAATGAATTGCCGATGGTGGAGATGGTTGCAGGATATGTCAATGAGAGGTTGGAGAAATATTTGGAACTGTTAAAATCAAACTATAAATAG
- a CDS encoding MIP/aquaporin family protein yields the protein MAMIFSELFGTMILIILGDGVVANVTLSKSKGNSSGWIVITTGWGFAVGIAVYVVGWVGGAHLNPAVTIGLASIGAFPWALVPAYIGAQMVGAFLGAIVVYLAYHDHFAATDDADGKLGVFCTGPAIRSNMWNLITEIVGTAMLLIGILGITNSHNNMGALGALAIGILIWAIGLSLGGPTGYAINPARDLGPRIAHAILPIPGKRDSDWSYSWIPIVGPIIGGVLGAWIYNIALMMFV from the coding sequence ATGGCGATGATTTTTTCAGAATTATTTGGTACGATGATTCTCATTATTTTAGGGGATGGTGTAGTGGCAAATGTAACTTTAAGCAAATCAAAAGGGAATTCAAGTGGTTGGATTGTTATTACGACCGGATGGGGTTTTGCCGTCGGAATTGCCGTTTATGTTGTTGGCTGGGTTGGTGGAGCACATCTAAATCCAGCAGTTACAATTGGTCTTGCCTCAATTGGAGCTTTCCCGTGGGCATTGGTGCCGGCTTATATTGGAGCGCAGATGGTAGGCGCCTTCCTTGGTGCAATCGTGGTTTATTTAGCTTATCATGATCATTTTGCAGCAACCGATGATGCCGATGGAAAATTAGGGGTATTTTGTACCGGCCCTGCAATTAGAAGTAACATGTGGAATCTGATAACAGAAATTGTTGGGACCGCGATGCTGCTGATTGGGATTTTGGGCATTACCAATTCACATAATAATATGGGAGCCTTGGGAGCACTGGCAATTGGTATCTTGATTTGGGCAATCGGACTTAGTTTAGGTGGCCCAACCGGGTATGCCATTAATCCAGCCCGAGATTTAGGACCTAGAATTGCCCATGCAATCTTGCCGATACCGGGTAAAAGAGATTCAGATTGGTCATATTCGTGGATTCCAATTGTCGGACCAATTATTGGTGGGGTACTTGGAGCCTGGATTTATAACATAGCATTGATGATGTTCGTATAG
- a CDS encoding tetratricopeptide repeat protein — MKNWSHLPSGEIELTIESEAYLELAKDYFSKCQYEDARQALEVAVRSANPQAEYLFGVLYEDALGVDWNEDKALLWYLRAADHGYAPAQTAAACLYLDEDDVMTDYAEAYRLLTLAVHKENADENDGAPSLSVDFPDAAECFDEDERWIAVQEGYAEYRLGWMHVAGLGVDIDKEKAFSWMEKAAKKRFRAAVFELAQRSEYGIERNEVWAKKAVEYGEYDPLIRVALRYLDNDDTPEDIEKGLSTLTELADKGIGSAQIALAECLIKGKSTSKDADKALQYLSLAAKMGDAKLITGLGIALYKSEETEIDPDVAVKCLELAAAAGDNEALVELGNLYFDGAGEILPDQEKAFRYFIQAAEKDVPSGCELAGYCLYEGKGVLQNRQEALGWYEKAAEQGFYNSYYMIGMIYGYDETLFNYEKAVRCFEKSAKLGQTDALIRLGTMHLHGVGAIPSDRRKAFHYFIEAAQADNNLGWEWAAYCYYWGYGTQQNKQKALQFYHKAAQKGSGHSQYMLGYIYGYDTTPPDFKKAARWFKKAARQGHSDAQLKLGFYYYHGRGVKQNYKTAFKLFTQAAAQGQATAMYNIGDAYENGYGVEKDEKQAFAWYRKSAELGDKWGMFGAGRLLFYGIGTPLNQEEGQCWINKAAKAGLPEAIKWRTH; from the coding sequence ATGAAAAACTGGAGTCATCTGCCCTCAGGCGAAATCGAACTTACGATTGAAAGCGAAGCTTATCTAGAACTTGCAAAAGACTATTTCTCAAAATGCCAATATGAGGATGCGCGACAGGCACTTGAGGTTGCTGTCAGGAGCGCCAATCCGCAGGCGGAATATCTGTTTGGGGTTCTTTATGAAGATGCGCTTGGCGTCGATTGGAACGAAGATAAGGCGCTTTTATGGTATCTTCGTGCTGCAGACCATGGCTATGCGCCCGCTCAAACTGCCGCCGCTTGCTTGTATCTTGATGAAGACGATGTGATGACGGATTATGCCGAGGCCTATCGTTTGCTCACATTGGCGGTGCATAAAGAAAACGCTGATGAAAATGATGGGGCGCCGTCACTGTCTGTGGACTTTCCTGATGCAGCGGAATGCTTCGATGAAGACGAGCGCTGGATCGCGGTGCAGGAAGGTTATGCAGAGTATCGGCTGGGATGGATGCACGTAGCCGGTCTTGGTGTGGACATCGATAAGGAGAAAGCCTTCAGCTGGATGGAAAAGGCAGCAAAAAAGAGATTTCGGGCTGCTGTTTTTGAGCTCGCGCAGAGAAGTGAATATGGTATCGAGCGCAACGAAGTCTGGGCGAAAAAGGCGGTAGAGTATGGTGAATACGACCCACTTATCCGTGTCGCACTAAGATATCTGGATAATGATGACACCCCGGAGGACATCGAAAAAGGCCTGTCAACTCTTACTGAGCTTGCCGACAAGGGGATTGGTAGCGCACAGATTGCGCTGGCCGAATGCTTGATCAAGGGAAAAAGCACATCCAAAGATGCTGATAAAGCACTTCAGTATTTATCGCTGGCTGCCAAAATGGGCGACGCAAAATTAATTACCGGTTTGGGCATTGCATTGTATAAGTCAGAAGAAACAGAGATCGACCCTGACGTAGCTGTAAAATGCCTGGAGCTGGCAGCGGCTGCGGGGGATAATGAGGCGCTGGTTGAACTCGGAAATTTGTACTTTGACGGTGCAGGGGAAATATTGCCGGATCAGGAAAAGGCTTTCAGATATTTTATTCAGGCCGCCGAGAAAGATGTTCCTAGCGGTTGTGAATTGGCGGGTTACTGTTTGTATGAGGGCAAGGGGGTTTTGCAAAACAGGCAAGAAGCCCTTGGTTGGTATGAAAAAGCGGCCGAGCAGGGTTTTTATAACAGTTATTACATGATCGGCATGATTTACGGCTATGATGAGACATTATTTAATTATGAGAAAGCGGTCAGGTGTTTTGAAAAATCGGCAAAATTGGGGCAGACTGATGCGCTCATACGACTGGGGACCATGCATTTACACGGCGTCGGTGCGATACCATCGGATCGGCGAAAGGCTTTTCACTATTTTATCGAGGCAGCGCAAGCGGATAACAACTTAGGCTGGGAATGGGCGGCTTATTGCTATTACTGGGGCTATGGAACGCAACAAAACAAGCAAAAAGCGCTGCAGTTCTATCACAAGGCGGCTCAAAAAGGTTCGGGTCACAGCCAGTATATGCTGGGTTATATTTATGGTTATGATACCACACCGCCTGATTTTAAAAAGGCGGCCCGCTGGTTTAAAAAAGCAGCCCGGCAGGGCCACAGTGACGCCCAGCTTAAACTGGGTTTTTACTACTACCACGGGCGCGGTGTCAAGCAAAACTACAAAACAGCATTCAAGCTGTTTACCCAAGCGGCGGCCCAAGGACAGGCTACCGCCATGTACAATATCGGCGACGCCTATGAAAACGGGTATGGCGTGGAAAAGGATGAAAAACAGGCGTTTGCCTGGTATCGCAAGTCAGCAGAGCTGGGTGACAAATGGGGGATGTTTGGTGCCGGCCGATTGCTTTTTTATGGCATCGGCACACCGCTAAATCAGGAAGAAGGCCAATGCTGGATAAACAAAGCCGCTAAAGCCGGTTTACCGGAGGCCATTAAATGGCGAACACATTAG
- the guaA gene encoding glutamine-hydrolyzing GMP synthase, whose translation MIKKHYQDEMILIVDFGAQYNQLIARRVREARVYSEVVPYDITPDEIRKKNPKGIIFTGGPSSVHEEGAPLCDPEIYNMGIPILGICYGAQLMAEQLKGVTDAADIREYGKKALNFENDSVLFNDIPEGTTCWMSHTNYIKQIPEGFCITATTDSCPTGAMECQERKLYAVQFHPEVEHTQHGKEVLNNFIYNVCHCEGLWTMENFAQEQIAAIKEQVGDRRVLCALSGGVDSSVAATLVHQAIGDKLTCIFVDHGLLRKNEGDQVEAIFKNRFNMNFIRVNCEDRFLGKLAGVSDPEQKRKIIGTEFIRVFEEESGKLNDIDFLLQGTIYPDVIESGTKNAAVIKSHHNVGGLPDDVDFELIEPLRNLFKDEVRAVGEEIGLDHDLVWRQPFPGPGLAIRVMGDVTKEKLEILRDADFVFRDEIAKAGLDEEIWQYFAVLPGNRSVGVMGDERTYDYTIGLRAVTSVDGMTSDWARIPYDVLENISTRIVNEVKHVSRIVYDITSKPPSTIEWE comes from the coding sequence ATGATAAAAAAACATTATCAAGATGAAATGATACTGATTGTTGATTTTGGAGCACAATATAACCAGCTTATCGCCCGTCGAGTTCGTGAAGCGCGGGTTTATTCTGAAGTTGTTCCTTATGATATCACTCCCGACGAAATTCGCAAGAAAAATCCCAAGGGAATTATTTTTACCGGGGGGCCGTCAAGCGTTCATGAAGAGGGCGCTCCGCTTTGTGATCCCGAGATTTACAATATGGGGATTCCGATTCTCGGCATTTGTTACGGGGCTCAATTGATGGCCGAGCAATTAAAAGGCGTAACCGATGCTGCCGATATTCGGGAATATGGGAAAAAAGCCTTGAACTTTGAAAATGACAGTGTGTTGTTTAATGATATTCCCGAAGGAACGACTTGCTGGATGAGTCATACCAACTATATTAAACAGATCCCGGAAGGTTTTTGCATTACCGCCACCACGGATTCCTGTCCTACTGGTGCAATGGAATGCCAAGAACGGAAATTGTATGCTGTGCAGTTTCATCCGGAAGTCGAACATACCCAACATGGCAAAGAAGTGTTAAACAACTTTATTTATAATGTTTGTCATTGTGAAGGCTTATGGACGATGGAAAACTTTGCCCAGGAACAGATCGCCGCCATTAAAGAACAGGTGGGCGACCGTCGGGTGTTATGCGCCCTCAGCGGCGGCGTTGATTCATCGGTTGCGGCAACCCTGGTTCACCAGGCGATTGGTGATAAACTGACTTGTATTTTTGTCGATCATGGTTTGTTGCGAAAAAATGAAGGAGATCAGGTTGAAGCAATTTTTAAAAATCGTTTTAACATGAACTTTATCCGGGTGAATTGTGAAGATCGTTTCCTTGGTAAACTGGCTGGTGTCAGTGATCCCGAGCAAAAACGAAAAATCATTGGCACTGAATTTATTCGCGTTTTTGAAGAAGAATCGGGCAAACTTAACGATATTGATTTTCTGCTTCAGGGCACCATTTACCCCGATGTGATTGAAAGTGGCACCAAAAATGCTGCGGTCATTAAAAGTCATCATAACGTTGGCGGATTACCGGATGATGTCGATTTTGAGTTGATTGAGCCCCTGCGTAACTTATTTAAAGATGAGGTGCGAGCTGTGGGCGAAGAAATCGGACTGGATCACGATTTAGTCTGGCGTCAACCGTTCCCTGGTCCTGGTTTAGCGATTCGGGTGATGGGCGATGTTACCAAAGAAAAACTGGAAATTCTAAGAGATGCCGATTTTGTTTTCCGTGATGAAATTGCCAAAGCTGGTCTGGACGAAGAAATATGGCAATATTTTGCCGTGCTTCCCGGAAACCGGAGCGTTGGTGTCATGGGCGATGAACGAACTTATGACTATACCATCGGTCTCAGAGCAGTGACCTCGGTTGATGGGATGACCTCTGACTGGGCCCGAATCCCCTACGATGTGCTGGAAAACATTTCCACCCGAATTGTTAACGAAGTGAAGCATGTTAGCCGGATTGTTTATGACATTACCAGCAAGCCCCCTTCAACAATTGAGTGGGAATAG
- the guaB gene encoding IMP dehydrogenase has translation MEKILKEGITFDDVLLIPGKSEVLPGDVNTGTRLTKKISLNIPIMSAGMDTVTEGRLAIAMAREGGIGIIHKNMTIEEQAFEIDKVKRSENGVIVDPFFLSPEHCISDALELMARYRISGVPITEEGKLVGIITNRDLRFENDPKKKIKDAMTRANLVTAEEGTTLEKAEAILKQFKIEKLPIVDAQNNLKGLITIKDIEKSIKYPNAAKDYRGRLIVGGAVGISSNTFERVDALVKAQADVIVVDTAHGHSIGVVKTVKAIKEKYPEVQLIVGNIATGAAAKDLIEAGVDALKVGIGPGSICTTRVVAGIGVPQITAILDVVEVAKEYDIPVIADGGIKYSGDVVKAIGAGADVVMIGSLFAGTDESPGETIIYQGRSFKTYRGMGSLGAMKDGSSDRYFQEGQKKLVPEGVEGKVPYKGSLADTVYQLVGGLRSGMGYCGTATIKDLREKSQFVKITGAGLIESHPHDISITKESPNYNSAQF, from the coding sequence TTGGAGAAGATATTAAAGGAAGGCATTACCTTTGATGATGTATTATTAATTCCGGGAAAATCTGAAGTATTACCAGGGGACGTTAACACTGGCACCCGTTTGACGAAAAAGATTTCACTGAATATTCCTATTATGAGCGCCGGGATGGATACCGTTACGGAAGGCCGATTGGCGATTGCGATGGCCCGTGAAGGCGGAATTGGGATTATTCATAAGAATATGACGATTGAAGAACAGGCTTTTGAAATTGATAAGGTTAAGCGATCAGAAAACGGGGTTATTGTTGATCCGTTTTTTTTATCTCCGGAGCATTGTATCAGTGATGCCCTGGAATTAATGGCGCGTTACCGAATTTCCGGGGTGCCGATAACCGAAGAAGGCAAACTGGTCGGGATTATCACTAACCGTGATCTGCGGTTTGAAAATGATCCTAAAAAGAAAATTAAAGATGCCATGACCAGAGCCAATCTGGTCACTGCGGAAGAGGGGACAACACTTGAAAAAGCGGAAGCTATTTTAAAACAATTTAAGATTGAAAAACTTCCGATTGTAGATGCTCAAAATAATTTAAAAGGTTTGATTACCATTAAAGATATTGAAAAAAGCATTAAATATCCGAATGCCGCCAAAGATTACCGCGGACGACTGATTGTTGGCGGAGCGGTTGGAATTAGCAGTAATACATTTGAACGGGTTGATGCCCTGGTTAAAGCTCAAGCTGATGTGATCGTGGTGGATACTGCTCATGGACATTCAATTGGCGTGGTTAAAACCGTTAAAGCGATCAAAGAAAAATATCCGGAAGTGCAACTCATTGTCGGAAATATTGCTACCGGAGCGGCCGCCAAAGATTTAATCGAGGCTGGTGTTGATGCCTTAAAAGTTGGGATTGGACCGGGTTCGATCTGTACGACCCGGGTCGTTGCAGGGATTGGGGTACCGCAAATCACCGCTATTTTAGATGTTGTTGAAGTCGCCAAAGAATATGATATTCCGGTGATCGCTGATGGCGGGATTAAGTATTCAGGCGATGTGGTCAAAGCCATTGGGGCTGGTGCCGATGTTGTTATGATCGGAAGTTTGTTTGCCGGAACCGACGAAAGTCCGGGAGAAACGATCATTTATCAGGGGCGAAGTTTTAAAACTTATCGTGGCATGGGCTCGTTAGGGGCGATGAAAGATGGCAGTTCGGATCGTTATTTCCAGGAAGGTCAGAAAAAACTGGTCCCTGAAGGCGTTGAAGGAAAGGTGCCTTATAAGGGCTCTTTAGCCGATACGGTGTACCAACTAGTTGGCGGCCTTCGCTCGGGGATGGGTTATTGCGGCACGGCAACCATCAAAGATTTAAGAGAAAAATCACAATTTGTAAAAATAACGGGGGCCGGATTGATTGAAAGTCATCCTCATGATATTTCAATCACCAAGGAATCACCCAATTATAATAGTGCACAATTTTAG
- a CDS encoding 2-oxo acid dehydrogenase subunit E2: protein MENEILLSKEETAMDNAAEIEINPMTNESGEVIPKSGAETLKQEAEVLIEAAEVLIQKASETEPKEKESLNGEQLDETMAPEELPEENLEAKLVAVLDELERNLEETINQGPKQHEIKGIINDVELETAPEEIAEPDPREGKVRATPAARRIAREFKVDIKKAVGTGQNGRIEADDVKKMVVILPGKFSYKSKEPVVIGTDLDRIHGNPKNRFSRPTKLEELPNKKVKPAKKLKAMNPKIEKVPNPDLDFVPFVDETTEKLENHDAEVVTKISELDFVPFVDVKAEPLRDEIIVKPTPMHALDKTNWEMFIAAENQLTEPETKQAETAKPAMTAPEADVIAAKVTKPEVVEPTVVEAPELEPVMAEVEVAEAEVAQADVVESAAAEIEVVETEAVKAERPKTGEAKVTEQKNDRIEAEQVKLIAETTTVTLTAEIDMTEIKELRKKITKKIEDQVKYRCTYTDFLLLATSRALVKHPLINARLEENAVVTQAYVNLGLTVESDRGRLIPVINNTQEMSFVEMVKSRGDLIKKVKNKQLLKEQLKGSTFTITNLGMYGISEFTALINRPNCAILSVGEVVQRIRVNQGEPVVRSVMKISLNLDHRVADSADGAKFIQDIKADMENPSLLLF, encoded by the coding sequence ATGGAAAATGAAATACTATTATCGAAAGAAGAAACAGCGATGGATAATGCAGCAGAAATCGAGATAAATCCAATGACAAATGAATCAGGTGAAGTGATCCCCAAATCGGGGGCTGAAACGTTAAAACAGGAAGCCGAAGTGTTAATCGAAGCAGCCGAAGTGTTAATCCAAAAAGCGTCGGAAACGGAGCCAAAAGAAAAAGAATCATTAAACGGGGAACAACTGGATGAAACAATGGCACCGGAAGAATTACCGGAAGAAAACCTCGAAGCAAAACTGGTGGCAGTATTAGATGAGTTGGAAAGAAATTTAGAAGAAACGATTAATCAGGGGCCAAAACAGCATGAAATCAAAGGCATTATAAATGATGTTGAGCTGGAAACCGCGCCTGAAGAAATAGCGGAACCTGATCCCCGGGAAGGAAAAGTGCGAGCCACTCCGGCTGCCAGGCGGATAGCCCGGGAATTTAAGGTTGATATCAAAAAGGCTGTTGGTACCGGACAAAATGGCCGGATTGAAGCGGATGATGTCAAAAAAATGGTGGTGATTTTGCCGGGTAAGTTTAGCTATAAATCGAAAGAACCGGTTGTCATTGGGACTGATCTGGACCGGATTCATGGAAACCCCAAGAATCGATTTTCCAGACCAACCAAATTAGAAGAATTACCGAATAAAAAAGTGAAACCCGCAAAAAAGCTCAAAGCGATGAACCCCAAAATAGAAAAGGTGCCAAATCCGGATTTGGATTTTGTGCCCTTTGTTGATGAAACGACTGAAAAACTCGAAAATCATGATGCCGAAGTCGTAACAAAAATATCGGAACTTGATTTTGTCCCCTTTGTAGACGTAAAAGCCGAACCACTCCGAGACGAAATTATTGTTAAACCAACACCGATGCATGCTCTTGATAAAACAAATTGGGAAATGTTTATAGCCGCGGAAAATCAATTGACGGAACCGGAAACCAAGCAAGCAGAAACGGCCAAGCCAGCTATGACAGCGCCGGAAGCGGATGTAATTGCAGCCAAAGTGACAAAACCAGAAGTGGTTGAACCGACCGTTGTGGAAGCCCCAGAACTTGAACCGGTGATGGCTGAAGTCGAAGTTGCTGAAGCTGAAGTTGCTCAAGCTGATGTTGTTGAATCGGCGGCAGCTGAAATTGAAGTCGTTGAGACGGAAGCGGTTAAAGCCGAAAGGCCAAAAACTGGTGAAGCTAAAGTTACTGAACAAAAAAATGATCGGATCGAGGCCGAGCAAGTCAAATTAATAGCAGAAACAACAACGGTTACGCTAACAGCTGAGATTGACATGACCGAGATTAAAGAGCTCCGCAAGAAGATAACGAAAAAAATTGAAGATCAAGTCAAATATCGTTGTACCTATACTGATTTTCTGTTGCTGGCAACATCACGGGCATTGGTTAAACACCCCTTGATTAATGCCAGACTGGAAGAAAACGCAGTCGTTACGCAGGCTTATGTTAATCTCGGATTAACCGTAGAATCCGACCGCGGGCGATTGATTCCGGTAATTAACAACACCCAGGAAATGAGTTTTGTGGAAATGGTGAAAAGCCGCGGGGATTTGATAAAAAAAGTTAAAAACAAACAATTACTTAAGGAACAGTTAAAAGGCAGCACCTTTACGATTACCAACCTCGGCATGTATGGCATAAGTGAATTTACCGCTCTTATCAACCGACCCAACTGCGCGATTTTGAGTGTTGGGGAAGTGGTTCAGCGGATTCGGGTTAATCAGGGCGAACCGGTGGTACGTTCGGTGATGAAAATTAGTCTGAACCTTGATCATCGCGTTGCTGACAGTGCTGATGGCGCAAAATTCATTCAGGATATTAAAGCCGATATGGAAAATCCCTCGCTTTTATTATTTTAA
- a CDS encoding alpha-ketoacid dehydrogenase subunit beta: MKKMTYRDAIRMGISEEMRRDDDIIFLGEDIGQHGGAFGVSTGLLAEFGAERILDTPIAEAAIVGTAVGAATTGLRPICEMMFMDFITFGMDALVNQGAKMAYMFGGQSQVPMVLRLPSGSGLGGGAQHSQSLEAWLCHVPGLKVVTPSTPAQAKGLIKAAIRDNNPVCFIEHKLLYDTVGLVPLDDNYLLELNKTVIERPGKDVTIVAYGTVLAKAIEAADFLEEEGIKVEILNPISLYPLDMKPIIESVIKTGCLIVAHEASKTGGLGGEIVARIVESEAFDYLNAPIIRLGGLDVPIPFNQELEAAVVPQRNDFVHGVYRLLNRE; encoded by the coding sequence ATGAAAAAAATGACCTACCGTGATGCCATCCGAATGGGTATATCAGAAGAGATGCGTCGGGATGATGATATTATTTTTTTAGGTGAAGACATTGGTCAACATGGTGGAGCCTTTGGGGTATCAACCGGATTGCTGGCAGAATTTGGTGCCGAACGGATTCTGGATACGCCGATCGCTGAAGCGGCAATCGTAGGAACCGCGGTAGGAGCGGCCACAACGGGATTGCGACCGATCTGTGAAATGATGTTTATGGATTTTATTACCTTTGGGATGGATGCTTTGGTTAATCAGGGCGCCAAAATGGCTTATATGTTTGGGGGACAATCGCAGGTGCCGATGGTGTTAAGACTTCCTTCCGGTTCCGGTCTGGGCGGTGGCGCTCAACACAGTCAGAGTCTGGAAGCCTGGTTATGTCATGTGCCGGGGCTAAAGGTGGTGACCCCATCAACACCGGCACAGGCCAAAGGGTTGATAAAGGCGGCGATCCGGGATAATAATCCGGTCTGTTTTATTGAGCATAAGCTGCTTTACGATACCGTTGGTCTGGTCCCCTTAGACGACAATTATCTGTTGGAATTAAATAAAACAGTAATCGAACGTCCCGGCAAAGATGTCACCATCGTTGCTTATGGTACGGTGCTGGCAAAAGCCATTGAAGCGGCTGATTTTTTGGAAGAAGAAGGAATCAAAGTTGAAATCCTCAATCCGATATCCTTATATCCTTTAGATATGAAACCAATTATTGAATCGGTGATTAAAACCGGTTGCCTGATTGTGGCGCATGAAGCGTCAAAAACGGGCGGCTTGGGAGGCGAGATCGTTGCTCGAATTGTTGAAAGTGAAGCTTTTGATTATCTTAATGCCCCAATTATCCGTTTAGGCGGTCTGGATGTCCCGATTCCGTTTAATCAAGAATTGGAAGCCGCAGTGGTCCCACAACGTAACGATTTTGTCCATGGAGTTTACCGTCTCCTTAATCGGGAATAA
- a CDS encoding thiamine pyrophosphate-dependent dehydrogenase E1 component subunit alpha: MIELSEELLLRMYYKMNQSRYFEEKLAALFSKGKGHGNIHLAIGQEATGVISCLALEEGDLISLSHRSHAQAIGFGLDVNLMMAECLGKVTGYCKGKGGSMHIADVKNGNLGANGIVGGGFNLSCGAALTQKHKKTGKVVLCFAGDSATNGGNFHESLNLASVWKLPVVFLIENNLSDKADPIEKQMNVENIADRSDAYNMPGLTIDGNDFLEVYNTVVKAVRYARAGKGPVLVEAKTTRYNGQTKSHGPSYQEQKESPEWRKKDPILKMKEYLRENRIFTEKQIKKMEDEAMASVEQALEFAMDSPQPQLNAVLEDVYAREGE, translated from the coding sequence ATGATTGAATTATCAGAAGAACTTCTTTTAAGAATGTATTATAAAATGAATCAATCCCGATATTTCGAAGAAAAATTAGCTGCGCTTTTTTCCAAAGGAAAAGGGCATGGAAATATTCATTTGGCAATCGGGCAGGAGGCGACCGGGGTAATTTCTTGTCTGGCGCTGGAAGAGGGCGATCTTATTTCACTGAGTCATCGGAGTCATGCTCAGGCTATCGGTTTCGGGTTGGATGTTAATCTGATGATGGCAGAATGTCTGGGTAAAGTGACTGGGTATTGTAAAGGCAAAGGCGGCTCGATGCATATCGCTGATGTAAAAAACGGCAATCTTGGTGCTAATGGTATCGTTGGTGGCGGTTTTAATCTGTCTTGCGGGGCCGCATTAACGCAGAAACACAAAAAAACCGGAAAAGTCGTTTTGTGTTTTGCCGGTGACAGCGCGACCAATGGGGGAAACTTTCACGAATCATTAAATCTGGCCTCGGTCTGGAAATTACCGGTTGTTTTTTTGATCGAAAATAATCTGTCAGACAAAGCTGATCCTATTGAAAAACAGATGAATGTGGAAAATATCGCTGACCGCAGTGATGCTTATAATATGCCTGGTCTGACGATTGATGGCAATGACTTTCTGGAGGTTTACAATACCGTTGTCAAGGCCGTGCGTTATGCCAGAGCGGGAAAGGGTCCGGTATTGGTTGAAGCCAAGACCACTCGCTATAATGGTCAAACTAAAAGTCATGGACCCAGCTATCAAGAGCAAAAAGAAAGCCCGGAGTGGCGAAAAAAAGATCCGATTTTAAAAATGAAAGAATATCTCAGAGAAAATCGAATCTTTACTGAAAAGCAGATCAAAAAAATGGAAGATGAAGCGATGGCTTCGGTTGAACAAGCATTGGAATTTGCGATGGACAGTCCACAACCTCAGTTAAACGCTGTTTTGGAAGATGTATATGCGCGGGAGGGTGAATGA